A single genomic interval of Celeribacter indicus harbors:
- a CDS encoding glycoside hydrolase family protein, translating to MSKLEQIASTKASLAISGGSIAWPLVAPSPDQYANFLNLIVIPTIGAAIALVTLLIKGREWLRGRTAAFHRDESGAIGKRGVAGVTAAAVFAIAVPFGMKWEGTVLTPYWDRFAKIWTVCTGQTGVEMRTYTLPECMEMHETRIAEGYARMIRAYPKLQTAPVEVQAMAVDLEYNAGLGTIRAARNTNAALRDGRWRDFCNILPQWNKSGGRFVQGLFNRRKEAQQICLAGVE from the coding sequence GCCTCCCTGGCGATCTCCGGAGGGTCGATCGCCTGGCCGCTGGTGGCGCCGTCGCCCGACCAGTACGCCAATTTCCTGAACCTGATCGTGATCCCCACGATCGGCGCGGCGATTGCCCTGGTCACGCTGCTGATCAAGGGCCGCGAATGGCTGCGCGGCCGCACCGCCGCCTTCCACCGCGACGAGAGCGGCGCCATCGGCAAGCGCGGCGTCGCCGGCGTCACGGCCGCCGCCGTCTTCGCGATCGCCGTGCCCTTTGGCATGAAATGGGAGGGCACGGTGCTCACGCCCTACTGGGACCGCTTCGCGAAGATCTGGACGGTCTGCACCGGACAGACCGGGGTCGAGATGCGCACCTACACCCTGCCGGAGTGCATGGAGATGCACGAGACGCGCATTGCGGAGGGATATGCCCGGATGATCAGGGCCTATCCGAAGCTCCAGACCGCACCCGTCGAGGTGCAGGCGATGGCGGTGGATCTGGAATACAACGCAGGCCTGGGCACGATCCGGGCGGCGCGCAACACCAACGCCGCGTTGCGCGACGGCCGCTGGCGCGACTTCTGCAACATCCTCCCGCAATGGAACAAGAGCGGCGGGCGCTTCGTGCAGGGGTTGTTCAACCGCCGCAAGGAAGCGCAGCAGATCTGTCTGGCGGGGGTGGAATGA
- a CDS encoding DUF805 domain-containing protein, producing MTFPDAITQCFRKYAAFGGRASRSEYWWYTLFILLVMVALNVIVMLLFRQARLAQLLTQVFSLATFLPTLAVSWRRMHDSGRPGYLVMVWALGTFLGLLVIAVTAAIMVPDTSNPEAVQTLRTIGVATFAFCLVVTAIMIWWMTRRSDPAVNRFGPPST from the coding sequence ATGACTTTTCCGGATGCGATCACGCAGTGTTTTCGCAAATACGCAGCTTTCGGAGGCCGGGCGTCCCGCTCCGAATATTGGTGGTATACCCTGTTCATCTTGCTCGTCATGGTGGCGCTGAATGTGATCGTCATGCTTCTTTTCCGCCAGGCACGCCTGGCGCAGCTGCTTACGCAGGTGTTTTCGCTCGCAACCTTTCTGCCCACGCTGGCTGTGAGCTGGCGGCGGATGCATGACAGCGGGCGTCCGGGCTATCTGGTGATGGTCTGGGCGCTTGGCACGTTTCTGGGCCTGCTGGTGATTGCAGTCACTGCGGCGATAATGGTGCCAGATACGAGCAATCCAGAGGCTGTCCAGACCTTGCGCACAATTGGTGTCGCCACTTTCGCCTTTTGCCTTGTCGTGACGGCCATCATGATCTGGTGGATGACACGGCGGAGCGATCCGGCGGTCAATCGTTTTGGTCCTCCATCCACGTAA